One Pseudomonadota bacterium genomic window, GCCACTTTCAAAACGTTTCAGTTTGGTCAAGCTCAAGGCGGGCGAAAATTTCAACCACAGGAATACATTGAGTATTTCGAGGATTGAAATTTGAGCCCAACGCAGAGATCGGCCAAAATGGGGCGTTTTGAAACTGGCTCTATTGATAAGGGGATTTTTTTATGGAAAACACATCACAATCCGATAAAGCGGAAACCGAAATACCCTTTGATCTTAAGCAATGTGTTGATTTTCATGGGCATCTTTGTCCAGGTCTTGTTTACGGTTATGTTGTCGCAAAAGAGAGTATAAAGCTGCTTGATATTAAACGCTCAATTGATGAAGAGGTTGTAGCCATTTGTGAGAATGATTCATGCGCAGTTGACGGGCTTCAGGTAATGATTGGTACAACTGCAGGCAAAGGTAATCTGATAATTAAAGATTACGGGAAAAATGCATATACTGTTATAAACCGTTTTAAAGAAAAAGCTTTCCGATTCTCAAGAATAACCGAATATAATTACAGCGGTAAAAACTTAGATGAGTTCAATAAGCTTGAAAAAGCGGTTTCTGACGGAACAGCAAATGAACGGCAAAAAGCCCGCCAGAAATATTTAAAAGCTGTCGATCTTTTTTCAAGGCCGTTTAATGAAGTTTTTTATACTAAAGAGATTAAATTTTTCATGCCGCCATATGCTCCTCTGGCACCTTCCATAGCATGTGCCATATGTGGTGAAATGACCATGAAAACTAAGATGGTTCCAGAAGAAAACAGTAAATTAATCTGCATTCCTTGTTCAAATTAAGCAATGCGAGGCTTAAGTAAATGAAATTAAAACCCGTTGAATTTGCAGCTTGTCTCAATATTCAACAATCTACCGTAGAACGATGGATTCGCCAGGGCAAGATTCCTGTCAGGCAATCAGAAGGTTTTTGCATCTTCGATGAAAAAGCTTTAGATAAATGGGCCCAAAAGCACAATATCAACTTCACACTTTCTGATCATAACAGAAATGATACAAAAAAATCAGAGAAAAACGCACTTACTTTAGCGATGAAACGTGGTGGACTACACTATGATATCCCAGGAGATAGCGCTAACGAAGTTTTAAAAAATGCTGTATCCCTTGTCCCGGATATATCGGAGTATGACAAAGAAATACTATATAATAAGCTGATTGAACGTGAGAATTTAACTCCCACAGGTATCGGGAAAGGTGTTGCCATTCCTCACCCAAGAAGCCCTATGACAGGTACTGATACTAAAGCGTTTATCAGCACCTGTTTTTTAAAAAATAAAATTGATTTTAGCGCAATAGACGGGAAACCGGTAACAGTAATGTTTTTGATTGTATGTCCATCAGTTAAATCTCATCTGTATATTCTGTCACGCATATCTTTTTGCTTAAGGGATAATTCATTTATAAATTTTCTAAACAGCTCACCCACACCCGAAATATTTTACGAAAAGATAGACACGTTTGAAAAACGCCTGGAAAAGACCGATAAATGAGAAACATATTCTCACGACAATCTCCGCTAAAATGGGAAGCATTAAGGCATGATGACCGGCCTTTACTTATAATTACCGGCATGGTTGTTGGAGTATTCAGCGGAATTGCGGCATTTGCTTTGAACCGGTCGTTGGAATTCATGCTGGAGTTTTTTAGTCACTATAGATCTTACTGGTGGATATTTCTTCTCCCTGCAGCAGGGGCAGCCTTGTCTTCTCTTTTCTTAAACAAAGTTATCAGGGAAGAGCCGGGACACGGAGTTCCGGAAGTAATTAAATCTATCTCCAAATACGGAGGTTTTCTGCGCCTGCGCTCAAGTTTCTCCCGGCTGGTCTCAAGCTGCCTGACTATAGGAACTGGTGGATCAGCAGGGCCGGAAGCGCCGGTTGTAGTAAGCGGAGCTGCTATTGGCTCCAATATCGCCCGTTTACTTTCCTTGAATGAGAGACAAAGGATAACCTTGGTGGGTTGCGGTGCTGCCGGAGCCATATCATCAATTTTTAACGCTCCGATTACCGGACTGATTTTTGTTATGGAAGTTATTCTTGGGGAATGGTCAACAGAAAAAATTGTGCCAATAGCTGTTGCCTCGGTTGCGGGAACGGAAATAAGCCGTTTGCTGGCCGGCAATCAAATCGCCTTTAGCCATCATGTTTTTAATCTCTCTTTTCATGATCTGATAGCCTGTGTTGGGCTTGCTCTGGTAGCCGCCTTTTTGTCCATTGTAATGACAAGATCTTTGAGAGTAATGCATCAACGCTGTGAAAAAGTCAGATTGCCTCTGTGGGTTAAAGCTGCTATCGGAGGCTGTGCTGTGGGCATTTTTGGTTATTTCTTGCCGGATGTTCTTGGTGAAGGATACCATTCCATTAGAAAAATGATAGAAGGAGTTTACACACAAGGGGCTGGTATTGTGGCTATCGCCTGCTTTGCCAAAATTTTTGCTACCTCCCTTACTTTGGGATGGGGCGGCTCAGGAGGTATTTTCGCCCCCAGCCTGGTTATCGGAAGTTTTGCAGGACTTGCTTACAACAGAGGACTTTCCTATCTCTTCCCTAATTTCAATCTTGCGGGGGAAGGCTGCTATGCGCTCCTGGGCATGGCAGGTTTAATCGGAGGCATACTTCAGGCGCCCTTAACCGGTATCGCTTTGATTATTGAAATTACGGGCGGCTATGAAGTGATTGTTCCGTTGATTATAACATCTTCTCTTGCCGCAACAATATGCCATTATTTTGAACCGGCCTCTTTATATATGAAGGATCTTGTGGAAAGAGGCCAGCTTTTAAGACCGGGAACCGATGCCAGGGTACTCACGGATTTAAGCATCTCGGAACTTCTTGAAAAAGATGTTACCACTGTAAGACCGGATATGTCTCTAAGGGAGTTTGTAGAAATCGTTAAGTATTCACATCGAAACTATTATCCGGTGGAAAACCCTGGAAGCAAACATTTTATGGGCCTGGTGCTTTTTGATGATATCCGGCCATATCTTTTCGATTCCATAATGTATGATACTGTATTTGTGGAACAGATAATGGATCCGAGTGTGTTGACGGTTACAACCGATGATGATCTGTTAAAAATCCTTCGAATAATGGATGACAATGGCCTTTACAGCATACCTGTTGTTGAAAACAAACGGTTTATGGGTATGATTTCAAAAGCAACTATATTGGATCATTACAGAAAAGAGCTGCTGGTGCAAACCATAGAAAGTTGAAACAGTCGTTACTGAAAAACTCCTTTTCGCGATTTTCAAAAGAATATGTAATATGAACCACTTTCAAAATGTTTCAGTTTGGTCAAGCTCAAGGCGGGCGAAAATTTTAACCGCAGGAATACATGGCGTATTTCGAGGATTAAAATTTGAGCCCAACGCTGAGATCGGCCAAAATGGGGCGTTTTGAAACTGGCTCATATGAGCAAAGCCATTTTTTTAGATAGCAATCTTACCTAAAGTTCTATAAAAACCAATATAGTTTTTACACACCAATTCCATACTGTCGGATTTCTTTACATATTCCAATATTCTTCCAAACATAGTTAACATCTTGGTAATTTAATATATTCATATATTTATTATATTATTTATACAATATGCCATAACATACTGTCGGATTTCTTTACATATTTTTATAAAAATTCTGTTTAAAGTTATTCTATATTTCTATTACATATAATTTCAGTCAATTATATTTTATTGATAGTAATTACTAATAGTAAGCAAAATTAAATAAATAATTCAAAGGCAAATATAACTATCATAAATATATAGAATATAACTTACAAAAGTATATTGTTTAGTCATTTTATTTTAAATCAATATTTTCCATTATACCTATAAATATGTCGGATTTCTTTACACTTCAAGGATTACATTGAATCCATAATTTTTATAAATTATATAATATTAATTAGTTATATATTTTGGCCCAATTATTGCTTTGAAAAATAAAACCACATTATTGTTGCATTATAATAGTAATAATATATCGTACCCTATTGTTTTGTTTAGCAATTTATCTTATAATGTTTTCACTTATCATTATTCGATAGTGAGAGTTAGGAGAACCTATTCATGAAGCGCATTTTGATTTGTTTTTTGACCTGTATAACTTTTTTATTGTGGGCAAATATCTTATTAGCAACACCAGTTGATTTAAGTACTTTTGTGGCAGAAACGGGAGTAGTTGAAAGCAGTGGTGTGGTTACATTTACTGAAGCTGATACTTCTTTTTCCGCTTTTTATTTTTATCATCCTGCTTTTTATGTAGAACCCTCAGCAACAAAACTTACCTTTGACTATTCATTTACAGTTTGTCCTGAAAATGATGACTGGCTTGTTGCTGTCATTAATTTTACAGATTATAAAAAGGAATTTGGGGGTTATAATAGTTCTACAACGGATGATTTAATTTTTTCCGGATCATGGACAATTGATATGACTCCATATCAGGGCTCAGTAATAGATTTGGCTTTTGGTTTCGAGGCAAATGATTGGGGTTATGACTCATATGGCACTATTTCAAATATTAATATTCAAACAAGTTCTTCCGTTCCTGAACCGGGAACCATGATTTTCTTGGGTACCGGATTAGCGGGCTTGTTTTGTATCGGTAGAAGAAAATTTCTTAAAAATTTATAAATATACTATTTAAATTGTACTTCTGATAAAGCCAAACTGCCTGTTTGCTTTAAAATTGTTCTTTTTAGAAAAAGACAGTACGGAAACCCAAGGATTCTCAAAGAAAGAATAACCGGGTTGTCAGAAGTTTAAAATAACTTTTGCGGCCCGGTTTTTTATTTTTGGCCAATAGCGATATGAATATAAAAAGCCTTTAAAAAATAGGTGATGGCCTGAATTAATGGGGAGGAAAGTACTACAAGCTACAATATTTCCAATATTCAAGTTTTCATGGTTTATTTATGTATATTGATATGCAGCTTTAGCTTATTCTATAAATGTTTTCGAAAATAAATATTGACTTCTTAAATTTTGCTGAGTAAGGGTTTTATGCTACATATTAAACTCCACATTTCAATACATTCCGTTTTAACTGATGGACTTTATAGGGGGTTCATATGAAAGAGAAGAGTTCGACACCTTGCCGATTTATAGTTTTTTCATTGTTTGTTTTGCTTCTGCTTAGCCTTTCTGCAATAGCTTCTGCTGCAACCGAAGTGACCGGGGAAATCGATTTAGTACAATCAAGGATGATGTATGACCGCAGTACAAGTGTCAACTATCTGAACGTTTCTTTATACAATAAAGGTTCGCATAATTTAGAGACACCGGTTTGGGTAGTATTTGATAATATTTCAACAGATGCTGTAACCGTTAATAACCCAGATGGCACCACGGTTGACGGGAAACCATATTATCTTTATGATTCTGAAATTACAGGGGGTCAACTGTACCCCGAAAGTACATCAGGCTCCAAGAGTTGGTTTTTTAACAATCCGACTCGTGCAAGATTTTCTTTTAGTGTTATTGTTTATGCTGCCGGCCCGCCTGAAATAAGCATATCCAATCCTCTAAACGGTTCTGTTATAAGCGATGATACACCGTATATAACTTTAAATTTCAGTGACGCGGGCACAGGATGCAATTTAAGTAGTTTCTATATCCAAATCGATGGAACGGATTACTCCGGTTTTTTTACTATTACGGATTCTTCTGCAACATATCAGGTTGTGACGCCCCTTGCCCAGGGAAGTCATGTTATTTCAGCATCAATTGAAGACAATGCAGGCAACACGGGTACTGCTGTTGCCAATTTTACCGTCTTTAGCAGTACGGCACCTGTTCGTTATATTTTTTCGGTTGAAGGAAATCCATGGATATTTGCCTCTCCAGGAGACGGAACCTACGCTGAATATATGAGCGGATGGAATCTTGGATTATCCGATTTTTCAGATATAGTAGCCCTGAGCAAGGTTGACAACGGGGATGATGTATTTTTTTCGTTGGCCAGTGAAGGCGGCATATTACGATCTTTTGGAGATGAAAACAAAGATGTTTATTTTAACAACACCATGCTGGGTCTTGCTGAGACAGACCGGATCAGTGCTGAGCACATAGGGCTTGATGGTTCCGTGGTTTTCTCAATTGAGGGTCAGGCTGATGTAAATGAGTCCTTTGGGGGAAATACATATTGGTCTTATCTATATAATAACCAACTTGGAATTGATAATACAGTTCAATTGAAATGTATACATATTGGTTATGATAATGAGATTTATTTTTGCCGCTCTGACAATTCAGGAATATTTCTATCGGACGGGAATAGTGCAAACAGTCAGTTTCTAACGCTTGCAGATCTTGGTGTGTATGGATATGAAATTGACGGCTTTGCTATTATTCCTGAGTCAACTCCTCCTACAATAAACATTACCAACCCGGTTGATGGGGCATTTCTAAATACTATTACTCCGCTAATAACAGTCATTTTCAGTGATGCTGATTCAGGAATTGACAAATCAACTTTTTATGCCCAGATCAACGGCACTGATATGACAAATGCTTTTACCGTAACGGAAACCGACGCCAGTTATCAAATCGCTTCCAGCTTGCCGCTTCCCGTGGGTAGCAATAGCCTGACTGTGAAGGTGAGTGACCTTGTCGGCAATGAAGCTATTGAGACCTCAAATTTCACTGTCGGCATTCTAAGGGCAATTCCGGGTGCCACGCCGGTTAGTGGTTCAGCCCCACTAACAGTTTATTTTAGTACGGATGGCGAAGACCCTGCAGGTACTATTGAAATATTCAGATGGGATTTTGACGGCAATGGTTCCTGGGATACATATGATACGGTTGCAAGAGATTATAACCATACTTATAACACTCCCGGAGTCTATAATGCCGTATTATATGTTAAAAGCAGCACCGGCGAATCGGCTACAGCAACAGTAACCATAACGGTTCAAAACAATCCGCCGACCGCTACGGCAAATGTGCAACCTTCAAACGGTGAGGTGCCACTGACAGTTCAGTTGATAGGTTCGGGTTATGACAGTGATGGTAGCATTGTCCTTTATGAGTGGGACTATGAGGGAGATGGTATCTACGACTGGTCTTCTACTACAACCGGAAATACCAGCTATACATATACGAACATAGGAACTTTCAGTGCTGTATTCAGAGTGACGGATAACAGTGGTCTAACGGCAACGGCTCACGCAATGACCACAGTAATAAGAACAGGACCTCCTGGTTCACCTACTGCAACGGCTTCGGCAAACCCGACAAATGGTAACGCACCTTTGAATGTTAATCTTTACGGTAGCGCTACCGACCCGAATAATGATGTGGTTCTTTATGAGTGGGATTTTGAAAGTGACGGCACATATGACTGGTCTTCTGCAACATCCGGAAATACATCGCATACTTATACGGAAGCCGGGACTCATACTGCCACTTTTAGGGTTACGGATTCAACCGGGTTAACGGGGATTGATCAGATTTTGATTACGGTGAATGTACAGACAAGCCTATCTATTCAGAAAAATTCGGTAGGATTTTTGGGTGCCGGAATGACGGCAAGCGCCAGCAGCCAATATAATTCATCCTATTCGCCTGACAAGGCCATTGATGGGAATACCTCTTCAAGATGGCAATCAGCTTATAGAAAAACCCCCTATTATGGTGTTAATACATGGTTTGAAATTGCCTACAATACTCCTCAATTATTGAATGGCTTTTCTGTAAGATGGTATTCTTCATCATATAGAATGTCTAGAGCAAGAATTGATGTTTATGATAATAATAACAGTCTTATCTATTCACAGGAGATTAATTTTCCAAGTGTAACTACTTCTACAGTTTCACTACCTGCTTTAGGGAACGCAACGAGGCTTCGCCTTACTGCTATTACAAGCGCCAATAATGATTATGTGAGAATTAATGAATTCTATTCTGATGGCACTCTGATGCCGGGAAGCCCTGAACCAATAGGCACCAATATCAATACATCCATAAGCGCCGGATCAAAGGTGTCAATTTTGATTAAAGATGCTGATGGAAATGTGGTTAGAACCCTTGTGAATAATGAAAACAGGAATATGGGCTCATATGCTGATTATTGGAATTGCAAAGATGATAATGGAATTGCTGTGAATGATGGCGTTTATTATGCAGTTATGCAGTATATACT contains:
- a CDS encoding formylmethanofuran dehydrogenase, with the translated sequence MENTSQSDKAETEIPFDLKQCVDFHGHLCPGLVYGYVVAKESIKLLDIKRSIDEEVVAICENDSCAVDGLQVMIGTTAGKGNLIIKDYGKNAYTVINRFKEKAFRFSRITEYNYSGKNLDEFNKLEKAVSDGTANERQKARQKYLKAVDLFSRPFNEVFYTKEIKFFMPPYAPLAPSIACAICGEMTMKTKMVPEENSKLICIPCSN
- a CDS encoding PTS sugar transporter subunit IIA gives rise to the protein MKLKPVEFAACLNIQQSTVERWIRQGKIPVRQSEGFCIFDEKALDKWAQKHNINFTLSDHNRNDTKKSEKNALTLAMKRGGLHYDIPGDSANEVLKNAVSLVPDISEYDKEILYNKLIERENLTPTGIGKGVAIPHPRSPMTGTDTKAFISTCFLKNKIDFSAIDGKPVTVMFLIVCPSVKSHLYILSRISFCLRDNSFINFLNSSPTPEIFYEKIDTFEKRLEKTDK
- a CDS encoding chloride channel protein encodes the protein MRNIFSRQSPLKWEALRHDDRPLLIITGMVVGVFSGIAAFALNRSLEFMLEFFSHYRSYWWIFLLPAAGAALSSLFLNKVIREEPGHGVPEVIKSISKYGGFLRLRSSFSRLVSSCLTIGTGGSAGPEAPVVVSGAAIGSNIARLLSLNERQRITLVGCGAAGAISSIFNAPITGLIFVMEVILGEWSTEKIVPIAVASVAGTEISRLLAGNQIAFSHHVFNLSFHDLIACVGLALVAAFLSIVMTRSLRVMHQRCEKVRLPLWVKAAIGGCAVGIFGYFLPDVLGEGYHSIRKMIEGVYTQGAGIVAIACFAKIFATSLTLGWGGSGGIFAPSLVIGSFAGLAYNRGLSYLFPNFNLAGEGCYALLGMAGLIGGILQAPLTGIALIIEITGGYEVIVPLIITSSLAATICHYFEPASLYMKDLVERGQLLRPGTDARVLTDLSISELLEKDVTTVRPDMSLREFVEIVKYSHRNYYPVENPGSKHFMGLVLFDDIRPYLFDSIMYDTVFVEQIMDPSVLTVTTDDDLLKILRIMDDNGLYSIPVVENKRFMGMISKATILDHYRKELLVQTIES
- a CDS encoding PEP-CTERM sorting domain-containing protein, yielding MKRILICFLTCITFLLWANILLATPVDLSTFVAETGVVESSGVVTFTEADTSFSAFYFYHPAFYVEPSATKLTFDYSFTVCPENDDWLVAVINFTDYKKEFGGYNSSTTDDLIFSGSWTIDMTPYQGSVIDLAFGFEANDWGYDSYGTISNINIQTSSSVPEPGTMIFLGTGLAGLFCIGRRKFLKNL
- a CDS encoding PKD domain-containing protein, giving the protein MKEKSSTPCRFIVFSLFVLLLLSLSAIASAATEVTGEIDLVQSRMMYDRSTSVNYLNVSLYNKGSHNLETPVWVVFDNISTDAVTVNNPDGTTVDGKPYYLYDSEITGGQLYPESTSGSKSWFFNNPTRARFSFSVIVYAAGPPEISISNPLNGSVISDDTPYITLNFSDAGTGCNLSSFYIQIDGTDYSGFFTITDSSATYQVVTPLAQGSHVISASIEDNAGNTGTAVANFTVFSSTAPVRYIFSVEGNPWIFASPGDGTYAEYMSGWNLGLSDFSDIVALSKVDNGDDVFFSLASEGGILRSFGDENKDVYFNNTMLGLAETDRISAEHIGLDGSVVFSIEGQADVNESFGGNTYWSYLYNNQLGIDNTVQLKCIHIGYDNEIYFCRSDNSGIFLSDGNSANSQFLTLADLGVYGYEIDGFAIIPESTPPTINITNPVDGAFLNTITPLITVIFSDADSGIDKSTFYAQINGTDMTNAFTVTETDASYQIASSLPLPVGSNSLTVKVSDLVGNEAIETSNFTVGILRAIPGATPVSGSAPLTVYFSTDGEDPAGTIEIFRWDFDGNGSWDTYDTVARDYNHTYNTPGVYNAVLYVKSSTGESATATVTITVQNNPPTATANVQPSNGEVPLTVQLIGSGYDSDGSIVLYEWDYEGDGIYDWSSTTTGNTSYTYTNIGTFSAVFRVTDNSGLTATAHAMTTVIRTGPPGSPTATASANPTNGNAPLNVNLYGSATDPNNDVVLYEWDFESDGTYDWSSATSGNTSHTYTEAGTHTATFRVTDSTGLTGIDQILITVNVQTSLSIQKNSVGFLGAGMTASASSQYNSSYSPDKAIDGNTSSRWQSAYRKTPYYGVNTWFEIAYNTPQLLNGFSVRWYSSSYRMSRARIDVYDNNNSLIYSQEINFPSVTTSTVSLPALGNATRLRLTAITSANNDYVRINEFYSDGTLMPGSPEPIGTNINTSISAGSKVSILIKDADGNVVRTLVNNENRNMGSYADYWNCKDDNGIAVNDGVYYAVMQYILDGQVVTYDLTNTTGGTRSDFPISSGCNTRSGTWTENFSPFDDQKGAYSFTLCSAQEVTFFIGPLWGGSDPTRIRTILNREAFPAGTHTIYWDGLDDNGNIAQAGSGDLLITGAWRYSLPNNSMVMTGGRPEISNVSADPNYYSPFSEKCDENGNGEGVVINYNISEDVVSVELRVYSIETSALLRSSNMGSVSEGANVAFWDGKNNNGEYVDIGDYRIGLVATDAGGNTSMFRYTLVRIDY